The window AGCCCGGATATCTCGATCGCCCAGTGGAAGGCGGGTTCGGTGCTGTTCGAGGCCGGCGCCTACATCGACCTGGCGTTCTTCATCCTCGACGGCCGGGTGGAGGTAGCGGTCGAGGAGCTGGTCGCCGGCGCCTCCCAATCGATGCCGATCTTCGACCTGTCGCGGACGGTGATCGGCGATTTGCCGAGCCCGCTGCCGCCGGCCGACGGCACCACCGTCTTCCGACCGGCGACGGAAGACCGCGAGCCCGGCACCTCGGCACCCACCAAGAGCGAGATCACGTTCCTCGCCAGCATGGACTTCGATCTGCCCACCGGCACCGGCGCCGGCCTCGGGACGGGAGAACTCTTCGGGGAGATCGGCGCGATGAGCGGCTGGCCGCAGTCGGTCACCGCCCGCTGCGCCAGCGATTGTCGATTGATCCAGATCCGAGTGCCGGCGCTGCGTCTGATGAAGCGCAAGTCGAAGGCCCTGGCGGCGCGCCTGGACCGCCTGTACCGGGAGCGCTCGCTGTCGTCGCAACTGGAGACCACACCGCTCTTTCGCCACTGCAGCCGGAGCTTTCTCCAGCAGCTAGAGCAGAGCGTCGAGCTGGTCTCCTGCAACCCGGACGAGGTGGTCGTCCGACAGGGCCAGGGGGTGGATGCACTCTTCCTGGTGCGCTCCGGGTTCCTGCGCCTGTCGCAGCGCCTGGGGGAAGGGGACATCGTGGTCTCCTATCTCTCGAAGGGCATGACCCTGGGCGAGGTGGAACTGCTGACGGAGGGCATCGAAGGCTGGGAGGTGACGGCCTCGTCCGTCGAGTTTGCGGAGCTGGTGAAGATCCCCCGTGCCACCTTCGACGAGTTGCTCGCGGCCCATCCGGGATTGCAGGACGATCTCTGGCGCAGCGCCACGGAACGGATCAAAGAAGCCGGACGGGCGCGCCGGCACATCGGCCGGTCTTCTTTTACCGAGGCGGCGCTGGACAGCGGCCTGGTGCAGGGTTCGAGCATCCTGGTGATCGATCTCGACACCTGCACCCGCTGCGACGACTGCGTGCGCGCCTGCGCCGACACCCACGGCGGCCGGCCGCGCTTCGTGCGCGAAGGCAGCAAGCAGAAGAATCTGCTGATCGCCCGCTCCTGCTATCACTGCCGCGACCCGGTGTGCCTGGTGGGCTGTCCCACCGGCGCCATCCACCGGGCCGGAGTGGGCGACGTGGTGGCGATCGGCGACGAGCTGTGCATCGGCTGCTCGACCTGTGCCAACAACTGCCCCTACGACGCCATCGTGATGCACGAGACCGGCGAGACCTGGCCGGAAGACATGGTGCCCACCGGCCTGCGCGGCCAGCCACGGGACGTAGCGAGCAAGTGCGACCTGTGCGTCGACACCGGCCACGACCCGGCCTGCGTCAGCAATTGCCCCCAGGGCTGCGCCTTCCGGGTGGGTTCCGTGGCGGAGTTGGAAACGCTGCTGGCGGAGGATGATCGGTGACCGCCGCCAACCGCAGTTCCCTGGCGCCCAGGCGCGCCGCCGGCCGTCGCTGGCGTCGCGCGTTCGCGGTGGTGGCGGGACTGTGCCTGCTGGTCTTCGCCGTCAACGCTCAGTTCTTCGAGGTGAACCCCGGCAACCCTTGGGGCCTGGGCTACGGCATCGCCGCGGCGCTGCTGCTGCTGGTGACGGCGCTCTATTCGCTCCGCCGGCGCTTCCCCCGCTGGGCCACCCGCCGGCGCCTGGGGAGCGCCCGCACCTGGCTCTACCTCCACCTCTACGGCGGCGCCCTGTTCGCTTTGTTGATGCTGATGCACAGCGGTTTTTCAGTACCCACCGGAGCGGTGACCTGGTGGCTCTGGCTGCTCAGCCTGTGGACCGTGGCGAGCGGCCTCGCCGGCCTCGCCCTCCAGCAGTGGATCCCCCGGGTGCTCGGCTCGTCCCTCGAAGTGGAGGCGATCTACGAGCGCATTCCCGAGTTGGTCCACGAGCTGAGCGCCGAGGCCGACGCCCTCGCCACCACCTGTGTGGAACCGGTGCAAACCCTCTACAGCCGCCGCCTAGCGCCGGCCCTGGCGTCGCCGCAGCCGCGTTTGCGCTTCTACTTCGACGCCACCGGCGGCCGCGACACGGCGCTCAAGGAGGTCGAAGTGCTGCACCCGCTATTGCCGCCGGAAGAGCAGGCGAAGCTGGCCGGGCTGTCCAAGATGTACCGCACCAAAACCCAGCTCGACGCCCAGTTCACCCTGCAGCGGGGCCTGCGGTTGTGGCTGTGGGCGCACGTGCCGGTGTCGACGGCGGTGCTGGTGCTGCTGGCGGTGCACCTGTTCGCTGTTTGGTACTACTGATCGCTGATCTCGTGGGGAGAGGGATTTGACGAGGAAGGACAGAACGGGCAAAGGCACTTTGGGGGACTCCGGTCTACCGGTTGCCAGCAAGTATGTTCAGCCGCCGCATCGGCGTGAACTCCTGTGGGTTGGAGCGGCGGCTCTCGTGATCGTGGCGCTGTTGGCCGCCTGGAGCCTGCTCCGCCGCGACGGTCGGATGGTTTCGAACGGTCCGCTGTCATCGAACCACGCCAATCTAGAGAACAACTGCGCCGCCTGCCACTCGGGCTTCGCTCCGGTGAGCAACGAGGCCTGCTCCACCTGCCACGAGAAGCACGGCGACGAACTTGGCGTCTACACCTTTGCCTCGCACTATCTCTACCGGTCCGACGACTTCCAGCGGGTGGTGCCCTCGCCGGACGAAGAGCCCTGCATCGCCTGCCACACGGAGCACCAGGGCCGCACCGCCGAGATCACCCGGGTGGCGGACGCCCGGTGCCAAGCCTGCCACGAGTTCTCCCCGTTCAGTGACCACCATCCGGAATTCGCCTTCGCCCAAGCGACGGAGCCGGACTCGAACCCCGGCGACCGTGCCCTCGCCTTCGCGCACATCCAGCACGTCAAAGAGCTGATTATCCGGCAGAGCCTCGACGCCTCGAATCCCGACGAGGTGGAGCGAACCTGCCTCGCCTGCCACAACCCCGAACCGGCCGGCCGTTCCTTCCAGCCGATCGACTTCGACCGCCACTGCGACGCCTGCCACCTCGCCGCCACCGACCGCACGCCGCCGCTGCCGGTGGCCGGCGAATCCCCTGGGGTGCAAACGCTGCAGGCGATCCAGCTCGCCGGTTTGCCGGGCAGCCGTTGGGCGGACTACGTCAACCCCGGTGAGTTCCGGCAGCAGGGCGAGCGCATCGTCAAGAGCCCGCTCTACCACCGCGACCCGTGGGTGCTCCACAACCTGCGGCGGCTGCGCCAGCAACTGCTGGGCGACGGCGGCCTGGCGGACTTGTTGACCGCCTCACCGGACGTGCGGCCGGCCGAGCTGCGCTCGCTCTACGAAGAGGCCATCGCCACCCTCGAAGCCCAGGCCCTCGACCTGCGCTCGATTCCCGACCGGGCGGTGCAGCGGGAACTCGAACAGATCGACACGGTCCTCGCCGCCCTCAAGCGACGGTTGGAGGATCCCCACGCGCCGCTCGACGAAACCGGCTTCCTCCTCGCCCTGACCCCGCCGGCAGATCCGGAATCCGCCGATGCGGAACGCATCCGCACCGTCGCCGAGGCGCTCACCGAACCGTGCCGCAATTGCCACACGGTGGAAGACGCCACCATCGTGCGGGTGGAAAACGATCTCGGTACCCTCAAGCGGGCGGAGTTCAACCACCGTGCCCACATGCTGCAGCGCGGCTGCCTCGACTGCCACACGGAAATCCCCTTCGCCGAGTTCCTGAATTCGGATGGAGCAGTGGTGCCCGCCGAACTGGACCGGGCGGAGATCCAGAACCTGCCCAAGATCGCCGTCTGTGGCGAGTGCCACAACGAGAACCTCGCCTCCCAGACCTGTGTCACCTGTCATCTCTTCCACCCGGACACCGACCGCCGCTCGGAGCTGATCCAATTCGTCAACCCGGAGACCGCCAATGCAGGCTAGGCCCGCCCGCCTGCTCTGTCAGCGAGGAGCTGCCGGTGGCACTCGCTTCGACTTCACCGGCCAGGCGACCCTCGGTCGCGCCCCGGAGTGCACGGTGGTGCTGGAGGCCAGCGAGATCTCCAGCCGTCATGCTCGTATCTCCTGGGACGAGGAAGCCGGGCGCTACCTGCTCGAAGATCTCGGCAGTCTCAACGGCACCGAACTCGACGGCGAACCGGTGAGCGGCGGCGAGACCCTATCCCGCATGCACGTGATCACCCTAGGCGGGGCCGTCGAGGTCATCTACCAGGGTCCGGAGCTGGTGGCCGCCGCGCCGCCGACGGCTCCCTCAGAGGACTCAGGGCCGCTCGGCGACACTACCGACAGCCACACGGTGATCAGCGCTGAGCCGCTGGTGCTGCCGGGAAGCTTCGACGGCGACGACACCGGAATGGGCACCCGCATCGAAAGCCAGATGGCGCCGCTGCCCTCGGCCTTCGGCACCGCACCACCGATCGAGCACGCGGTACCGGAGCCGACCTGGCGGCTGCGCATCCCCGAGCAAGGTCCGCAGGACGGTTTCGTCCTCCAGCCGGGAGCGAACCGGGTCGGGCGGCTGCCGAGCTGCGAGATCATGATCGACGGCGCCACCATCTCCCGGCTGCACGCGGTACTCACAGTGCATCGCGGACGCCTGCGGGTGCGCGACGACGGCAGCCGCAACGGCACTTGGCTCGACGACCAGAGAGTGACCGGGGACGTCGAAGTCTCCGCCGGTGCCGCCCTGCGGTTCGGCGAGGTCTCGGCGATTCCCCTGGTGGACCTTCCCAATGATTCCGGCCCAACGAATTCGGAGTAGATCCGCAATGAACCCGTCCCCCGAAGTGCTCGATCTGCTGGTAGTGGGTGGCGGCCCCGGCGGCACCGCCGCCGCCTTCCGCGCCGCTGAACACGGCCTCAAGGTGGTGGTCGTCGACTACGACGATCTGATGAAACGCATCCGCGATTACTCGAAGGACAAGTTGATCCTGCCGGGCTTCGGCGGCGGCGACACGATGGCCTTTCCCAAGGGCGGCCGGCTGATCTCGTCCCTCGCCTTCGAGCCGATCGACAAAGACGAGATGTGTGCCCGCTGGAAGGGCCTCTACCAGGAGCACGGCGTGACCGCCCGCACCGGCGTCGAACTGACCGGCCTCGAACGGCGCGACGACGGCAGTTGGCTGGCGCAGGGGTGGGACCATCGCGGTCGCTGCGACGCCACCTTCACCGCCCGGAATGTCGTTCTCGCCCTCGGTCGTGGGGTACCGCGGCGCTTCGACATTCCCGGCAACACCGACGGCATCGCCTTCCGCCTGGACGACCCCAACGACTTCGTGGACCGCTCCGCCTGCGTGATCGGCGGCGGCACCTCGGCGGCGGAGGCGGTGATCGCCCTGTCCAACGCCAAGGCGGCGGCCGGCGACCCGACGGGGGTGTACTGGTCCTACCGCGGCGACCGGATGCCGCGGGTGTCCAAAGCTCTGGCGGAGGTGTTCTTCTCGGCCTACATCGGCAACGGCAACATCCGCTACTTCCCGCAGAGCGAGCCGGCCGGGGTGGTGACCGCCGCCGACCGCCGGGAGTACCTGGCGATCCGCACCGACCGGCGGGTGATCGACGGCCGGCCCAACGAGACCACCCACCTCGAATTCCCCAAGGAGTCCTGCGTCGCCTGCATCGGCGAGGACATTCCGGAACCGCTGCTCGCAGGCATCGGCTGCCCGTTGATCTGTGGCGGACCGAAGGGGCGGAAAAGAGTGGTCGTCAACCGCTATCTCGAAACCCGTTTGTCCGGCGTCTACGTGGTCGGCGACTTGCTCAGCCAAGCCTACTTCGAGACCGATGACTTCGACGCCGATCCCGCCGGCTTCCGGGAGGTCAAACACCGCGGCAACATCAAGTCCGCCCTGCGCGACGGCGTGCTGGTGGCGGACGTGCTGCGGGCGAGGCTCGCCGGCGAGGATCCCGCTGGGATCGCCGTCGAAGATGCGGCGCCGGCGGCCGGCGGCGAGGCGGCGAGAATCGCCGTCGCCGTCGCCAGCCAAAGGGATAGCCTGGATGACGGCCCGCCGGAAGCCAGTCTCGGGGCGGACCGCGCCGCCGCCGAGGGAGGCGCCATGCTGATTCGGATCCTGCCCGGCGGCGTCGAAGGGGAGGAGTTTCCGCTGCCGGAAGGCCAGGTGACCACCCTCGGCCGCGCCGGCTGTGACGCCAACTTCCCGGACGACTCCGCCCTGTCCCCGCAGCACGCCTCGATCGTCCACGGCGAGAATGGCTTCTCCCTGCGCGACGACGGCAGCGCCACCGGCCTGTTCCTCGAGCTCCAGGCGGCGGACAAGCGAGACGTCCGCCCCGGCGACCTGATCCGCTGCGGCCAGCAATTCCTGCGCCTCGACGATGTCGAGGGCGAAGGCGGCGAGGGGACGGGGCCCGGCTTCACCCACTTCGACGCCCGCGGTCAGGTGGTCGGTCGCCACCGGCTGGCGGAAGGCACCTCCATCATCGGCCGGCGGGCGCCGGACGTCACCCTCGACCGCAAGGACCGCACCCTGTCGCGCCGGCAGCTCGCCCTCACGGTCACCGGCGGCCGCATCCAGATCAAGGACCTGAAGAGCGCCAACGGCTCCTTCCTGCGAGTGCGCGACGCGGTAGCGATCGACCACGGCGACCGCTTCCGCGCCGGGCAGCAGCGTTTCCTGGTCAGCCTGCGGGACGACCCGGCGCTGTCCGCCGGAGTCGATCCGGCGAATTCGACCCATGCCTCGCTGCGGCCGGCCGAGGTGGCCGCTGTCGCACCGGCCGCAGGCGCCGGGAACGGCCCGTCGGTCACCTTTGAAGGCCTCGGCAAGACCATCGCCGTGGCGGCCGGCCAGACCCTCTGCGAGGCAGCCGAAGCGGCCGGCATCCCGATCGTCGCCGAGTGCCACTCGGGGATCTGCGGCAGTGACCCGATTCGCATCGTCACCGGCCGGGAGAACCTCGACGCGGAACCGGACGACCAGGAGATCGAGACCCTCGAAGAACTGTGCGAAGTCGAGCCCGGCCCTTGCCGGCTGGCCTGCAAACTGCGGGTGACGGGACCGGTCACCGTCAAGCTCCTCTAGCAGGCGGCCGAAAGAGCACGTCGCCATGATTTCAGCACGCCGGCTAGAGCTCATTTTCAGGGGGCTCGGCGCCCCCTCAGTCGAGAAGGCCAGCCTTCTCGACTTCACCCCATCCTCGGCAGCTTCGCTGCCGCCTCGCCCTGTGGGCTCGGAACCCGGGTGGTACCATTCGTTGCCTCCCATCGCCACAGCATGTATTTCTCGGAGACCTAGATGAGTTCCGAACACACCCTTCTCGTCGTCGACGACGAGGAGATGAACCGCGATCTCCTGTCGCGCCGACTGGAGCGCAAAGGCTACCGGGTGGCGGTCGCCAAGGGCGGGCAGGAAGCCCTCGACGCGGTCGCCGCACAGGACATCGACCTCATCCTGCTCGACATTATGATGCCGGGCATCGACGGTATCGAGGTGCTCAAGAGACTGCGCCAGAGCCATTCCCAGACACAGTTGCCGATCATCATGGCGACCGCCAAGGGCGACAGCGAAGACGTCGTGCAGGCGCTCGAACTGGGAGCCAACGACTACGTGGTCAAGCCGCTCGACTTCCCCATCGTGCTGGCTCGGGTGCAGGCTCAACTCCGCACCAAGGACAGCGCCTCCCAGGGGACCCCGGCGAGCGACGAGCCGACCGCCGGCGAGATCGAACCGGGGGTGGTAGTGGCCGGAAAGTACCGGCTGGAGTCGCTCCTCGGCTCCGGCACCTTCGGCAGCGTGTTCCGCGCCCGGCACCTCGATCTCGATACCGACGTGGCCTTGAAGGTGTTGCGCACCGGCCTCGCATCGGACACCGAATCCCTCCGCCGCTTCCGCCAGGAGGGGGCCGCCGCCTGCCGCCTCAAGCACCCCAACGCGGTGGCGGTGCACGATTTCGCCGTCACCGAAACGGGGGTCGCTTACCTGGTGATGGAGCTGCTCGAAGGCTGTTCCCTCGACCGTGAGATCGGCGCCGGCCGAGCCCTATCGCCGCGCCGCTGCGCCGAGCTGATGGTGCCGATCTGCCACGCCCTGGCGGAAGCCCACGAAGCCGGTATGGTGCACCGCGATATCAAGCCCGCCAACATCTTTTTGCACCTTGAGAAGGGCCGTGAGGTGGTCAAGGTGCTGGACTTCGGAATCGCCAAGCTGATGGGCGAAACGGTGACCTCGCAGCAACTCACCCAGGACGGCATGTTGCTCGGCACCCCCACCTACATGGCCCCGGAGCGTCTCGAAAATCAGGACTACGACGGCCGATCGGACGTCTACAGCCTGGGCGTCATGTTGTTCCAGATGCTCACCGGGAAGCTGCCCTTCGTCGCCAAGAAGGGCGACTTGATGGCGCTGATGATGCTCCACATCAAGGCACCGATTCCGTCCATCCGGGAGCACCGACCGGACCTCTCCGAAGAGCTGGCCGAGCTAGTGTCGCGCAGCCTTGCCAAGGCTGCCGCCGAGCGGCCGGACGCCGCCGGCCTGGCCCGCGAACTAGCGAGCGCCGTCGGCATCGTACAGAGCCCTCCGGAGCCCGAGGCACCGCGCCGCAAAGCCACCGGCAAGTCGCCCCTGGGAGAGCCGCAGAACACCGACGAGTTGCTCGCCGACCTGGCGCCCACGGTGGCCATCGACCAACCGCCCCGAGGGGGTCGAGGGGGTTGGTTCCGTCGCTTCTTCTCTTCCCGGGGATCGAAAGACTGATGACCATTCGAGAAAAACTCAGCCTGTCGCTGCTGGTGATTCTGGTGCTCTTCGCCCTCAACATCGCGATCTACTTTTGGGGCAACTTCAAGCGCGACGCCAGCATTCTCGAACTTCGCGGCGCAGTAGACCGGCAGCTCGCCCTGGTGGCCATCGAGCAGGACCTCGCCGACCGCCGGCAGGAGGTGGCGGTGTTCAGCACCTTGCTGATCGACGCCGAGGACGCCCTGCTCCAACCGGCGCAGGTGGCGGAAGTGCGCGAACGCATTCTCGGCACCAGCGCCGAGGTCCAAAAGCTGAACGGCCTGGTACGCCCGGATCAACGAGCCGGCTTCGAACGCTTCGAATCCGCCTTCCAACAACTGCAGAAGGAGTGGCTCGACTTCTTCGACCGTGCGGGCCAGGCGCCGGCCGAAGAGGCGCCCGTCGAGGGCACCGGCGATGAAGGCGGGAGCGACGCGGTGCTCGACAGCGCGGACGGCGAATCCCCGACCGATCTCTATCAGCGGGTCTCCTGGTTGCTCCAGGGCCTACAGGAGAACGAACGCCTGCTGGTGCAGCAGGCCACCGACAACTTCTTCGAAGTTGCCCAGGTCACCAAACGCACGACGCTCTCGATCTTCGGTCTGTCCGCGCTGCTGGCACTGGTGGTGGCGTGGGTCACCGGCGGCAAGCTGGTGCGCCGCCTCAAGAAGCTGCAGGGCGGCGCCCGGGAGATTGGCCGCGGCAACCTGAGCCATCGCATCCAGGTGCGGTCGAGCGACGAACTCTCAGACCTTGCCGACAGCTTCAATGAGATGGCCGAGAATCTGACCGCCGCGCGCTCGACGGTGGAGGACGCGCGAGCGAGCGCCGAGCGGGCCAACCGCGCCAAGAGCCGCTTTCTCGCCAACATGAGCCACGAGCTGCGCACGCCGATGAACGCCATCATCGGCTACAGCGAGATGCTGCTCGAAGACGCCGAGGACATGGGGCAGGAAGAAACCGTCCCGGATTTGAAGCGTATCGTCGCCGCCAGCAAGCACCTGCTCGCTCTGATCAACGACATCCTCGATCTGTCGAAAATCGAGGCCGGCAAGATGACTCTCCACCTGGAGAACTTCGAGATTGGCGCGCTACTCGACGACGTGGTTTCCACCATCCAGCCGCTGGTGGAAAAGAACTCGAACCGGCTGGAAGTGAAGGTCGCACCGGAGCTGGGCACGATGAAGGCCGATCAGATCAAGGTGCGCCAGATTCTGTTCAACCTGCTCTCGAACGCCTGCAAATTCACCGACCAGGGCACCATCTCGGTGACCGCCGAAAGCCACCGGGTGGGAGAAGCCGCCGGCGTGCGATTCCGGGTCAGCGACACCGGCATCGGGATGGACGAAGACCAGGTCACGCGGGTATTCGAAGCCTTCACCCAGGCCGATTCGTCCACCACCCGCGAGTACGGCGGCACCGGCCTCGGCTTGACCATCAGCAAGCGCTTTTGCCACCTGATGGGCGGCGAGATCATCGTCGAGAGCGATCGCGGCCAGGGCACGACCTTCGTCGTCGATCTGCCGCTCGCGGTGGTGGTGAAGGCAAAGGAAGAGGAACCCGAAGCCCCGCCACCGGCGGTCGAACCGGCAGCCGCCGCCGAGCCCGCACCCCAACCGGCACCGAGCCCGCCGCCGGAGGACGCCCACGCGACCGGTGAGCGCAAGGAAGTGCTGGTGATCGACGACGAGCCCGCCGCCCTTGACCTGGTGCGCCGATTCCTGGTGCGCGAGGGCTTCGAGGTGATCACCGCGGCGGACGGCGCCAACGGCATCGAACTCGCCCGCACCCGCCAACCGATGGCGATCACCCTCGACGTGCTGATGCCGGAGATGGACGGCTGGACCGTCCTGGCGGAACTCAAGAGCGACGCGGCGACGGCCGCGATCCCGGTGATTATGCTGTCAATGATGGACAACCACGACATGGGGATGACCCTCGGCGCGACGGAATACCTCACCAAGCCGGTCAACCGGGACCAACTGATCCCGCTCCTCCACAAGCTGTCCGGCAACGGTGCCGCCGGAAGGATCCTGATCGTCGAAGACGACACCGAAACACGCAGCTTGATGCGCCGCATGCTCGACTCCGACGGCTGGGCCGTAGACGAGGCCGCCAACGGCCGAATCGGACTCGAACGGGTGGCCGAGGCGGCGCCGGACCTCATCCTGCTCGACCTGATGATGCCCGAGATGGACGGCTTCGATTTTCTGGAGGCGATGCGGCGCCGGGGACGCAAAGAACGCATCCCGGTGGTGGTGGTCACCGCCAAGGAGCTGACCGCCGAGGACCGTCTGCGCCTCAATGGCTACGTCGAAACGATCGTACATAAGGGAGCGATGCCCCAGGCCGCCTTCCTCGAAGAACTCGGCGAGCTGGTTCAGGCCTGCGTGCGCCAGAATCGCTAGCAGGTTGCCGAACAAAGGCTTCGCCTTATGATTTCAGCTGCCCTGCTAGCCTTTCTCTCTTTGAGGGGGCTTGGCGCCCCCTCACCTGAAATGAAACGTCTTTTCAGGTTCACCCCATCCTCGGCGCCTACGGCGCCGCCTCGCCTTTCAGGCTCGGAGCAGGGCACTGAACGGCCATGCTGAGTTTGTCGGTGCCCTGCTAGGAGGCTCCAAAAAATGCCTAAGATCCTGCTCGTCGAGGACAACGAGATGAACCGCGACATGCTCACCCGGCGACTGAGCCGAAAGGGGTATGTCGTGGCGGTGGCGGTCGACGGCCAGGAAGCCCTCGACGCTGCCCGCGGCGAGGCGCCGGACCTGATTCTGATGGACATGAGCCTGCCGGTGATCGATGGCTGGGAAGCGACCCGGCGGCTCAAAGCGAACCCCGAGACCCAAACCATCCCGGTGGTCGCCCTCACCGCCCACGCCATGGCCGAAGACCGTGAAAAGGCCCTCGCCGCCGGCTGCGACGACTACGACACCAAGCCGGTGGAATTCAAACGCTTGCTGGGGAAAATCTCGGCCTTGTTGTAGAGGCTAACCACCGACCAGGGTGGCTTTGACCTTCTCCAACGCCTCTTCTTTCTTCTTGAGTTCCGCTTCCGCCGCGGCCAGCCGCGCGCGCAGTTGCCTCACCTCGGCCTGCATCGCCGCGCTCTCCTCGGAGCCCGTCTCCTGCTGTTCGGCAAGGTTCGCCAGCTCAGTGCTACAGGCTTCCGCCTCGCCCTGGTGAAGGGCGACCTGCGCCTGCAGATCCGCCACCTCCTGAGCGTGGCCGGCGGCCGCCGCGCGCGACGCAGCCTGCGCCCGCAGGCCAGCGGCCAGTAGCTTCACCTCGGCAAGGCGCTCGAACTTGGGGTACGAATCTTCGAGTTCCTCCAAGGCCTGGGTGGCGCGCTCCAAGTTACCGGCAACGGCGGGCCGGAACAACGAGGCGACGGCCAGCGAGTAGAGGGCACCGGCGCGGCGCGGATCCTGGGCCGGAAAGGTCGCCACCAGGCGCTCGAACTGGGTAATCGCGGTAGAAAAATCGCCGGCGGCGAGGGCGCCGGCGGCTTCCCTCTGGACCCGCTTCACATCGCGCCGATTGAGCGGTGCCGGTGCTTCGCCAGCGGCAGCGGATGCCCCTTCGGAAGGCTGAGCCGCCACCCCGGCGGCGGGCTCCGAGAGCGCCAAACCCGGCAGTAGACAGAGGACGAGCGCGCGCTTCGAAAACCGCGCCAACACCGATTGAATTCGCCAGCCAGCCATAGACCTTCCTCCCTTTACCCCTAACAGGTGGTGACGCGGCGCAATCCGTTTCACCACCGCCGTCCACCCCAGACTTTAGCAGCCCTTCGCAGTCCGGAAGTGGGCTCCCGAGGCCAACCATCCGCAGGGTGAAATCCGGACCTTCTCAAGTAGTGGACCGAACGGCGAATTCCTAGGCTACGCCCATGGATTGCAGGTTTTCATGTGACGCCGACCCCCGGCACGATTCACACCGTCAACGGACTATAGGGAGGATCCACATGCAAGTTGTCAGCAGCCCTTCGATGCCGCCGCCGGAGAGCCGTCCGGAACGGCTCGGCAGCCAACGGGTCGACGTCTTCGTCACCGCCAACCTGGGAATCTTCGGTTTCGTTCAGCCGAACGGTTTCTCCGGGGCGGCCCTCGGAGACAAGACCACCGAGGCCCTGTCGGCCGTTCTCAAGAACTTCTCATTCCCATCCCTCAACCTGGCCTTCGCCGCCAGTGCCCGCCTGCGACCGAGGAGCAGTACCTCGATGGTGACCGGCACCAAGCTGCAAGAGATGGAGCTTCGAGTGATCCTCGAAGCCCTGGAGCAGACGGACGGGCCGGCGCCGCCGGATGGCGAACCGCTGATCAAGATCCTGGGACTGGAGCCCTCGGAGACGCTGGCCAGGGTCATCGAGGAACGCCCGGAGGA is drawn from Acidobacteriota bacterium and contains these coding sequences:
- a CDS encoding cyclic nucleotide-binding domain-containing protein, yielding MSDADRTPDLPPGDFGKTMLKRMEQYRDRWTSRGANTGLESLSDKLTARELRQLELFADYDDRFLERISPDISIAQWKAGSVLFEAGAYIDLAFFILDGRVEVAVEELVAGASQSMPIFDLSRTVIGDLPSPLPPADGTTVFRPATEDREPGTSAPTKSEITFLASMDFDLPTGTGAGLGTGELFGEIGAMSGWPQSVTARCASDCRLIQIRVPALRLMKRKSKALAARLDRLYRERSLSSQLETTPLFRHCSRSFLQQLEQSVELVSCNPDEVVVRQGQGVDALFLVRSGFLRLSQRLGEGDIVVSYLSKGMTLGEVELLTEGIEGWEVTASSVEFAELVKIPRATFDELLAAHPGLQDDLWRSATERIKEAGRARRHIGRSSFTEAALDSGLVQGSSILVIDLDTCTRCDDCVRACADTHGGRPRFVREGSKQKNLLIARSCYHCRDPVCLVGCPTGAIHRAGVGDVVAIGDELCIGCSTCANNCPYDAIVMHETGETWPEDMVPTGLRGQPRDVASKCDLCVDTGHDPACVSNCPQGCAFRVGSVAELETLLAEDDR
- a CDS encoding cytochrome c3 family protein; the encoded protein is MTRKDRTGKGTLGDSGLPVASKYVQPPHRRELLWVGAAALVIVALLAAWSLLRRDGRMVSNGPLSSNHANLENNCAACHSGFAPVSNEACSTCHEKHGDELGVYTFASHYLYRSDDFQRVVPSPDEEPCIACHTEHQGRTAEITRVADARCQACHEFSPFSDHHPEFAFAQATEPDSNPGDRALAFAHIQHVKELIIRQSLDASNPDEVERTCLACHNPEPAGRSFQPIDFDRHCDACHLAATDRTPPLPVAGESPGVQTLQAIQLAGLPGSRWADYVNPGEFRQQGERIVKSPLYHRDPWVLHNLRRLRQQLLGDGGLADLLTASPDVRPAELRSLYEEAIATLEAQALDLRSIPDRAVQRELEQIDTVLAALKRRLEDPHAPLDETGFLLALTPPADPESADAERIRTVAEALTEPCRNCHTVEDATIVRVENDLGTLKRAEFNHRAHMLQRGCLDCHTEIPFAEFLNSDGAVVPAELDRAEIQNLPKIAVCGECHNENLASQTCVTCHLFHPDTDRRSELIQFVNPETANAG
- a CDS encoding FHA domain-containing protein → MQARPARLLCQRGAAGGTRFDFTGQATLGRAPECTVVLEASEISSRHARISWDEEAGRYLLEDLGSLNGTELDGEPVSGGETLSRMHVITLGGAVEVIYQGPELVAAAPPTAPSEDSGPLGDTTDSHTVISAEPLVLPGSFDGDDTGMGTRIESQMAPLPSAFGTAPPIEHAVPEPTWRLRIPEQGPQDGFVLQPGANRVGRLPSCEIMIDGATISRLHAVLTVHRGRLRVRDDGSRNGTWLDDQRVTGDVEVSAGAALRFGEVSAIPLVDLPNDSGPTNSE
- a CDS encoding FAD-dependent oxidoreductase, whose translation is MNPSPEVLDLLVVGGGPGGTAAAFRAAEHGLKVVVVDYDDLMKRIRDYSKDKLILPGFGGGDTMAFPKGGRLISSLAFEPIDKDEMCARWKGLYQEHGVTARTGVELTGLERRDDGSWLAQGWDHRGRCDATFTARNVVLALGRGVPRRFDIPGNTDGIAFRLDDPNDFVDRSACVIGGGTSAAEAVIALSNAKAAAGDPTGVYWSYRGDRMPRVSKALAEVFFSAYIGNGNIRYFPQSEPAGVVTAADRREYLAIRTDRRVIDGRPNETTHLEFPKESCVACIGEDIPEPLLAGIGCPLICGGPKGRKRVVVNRYLETRLSGVYVVGDLLSQAYFETDDFDADPAGFREVKHRGNIKSALRDGVLVADVLRARLAGEDPAGIAVEDAAPAAGGEAARIAVAVASQRDSLDDGPPEASLGADRAAAEGGAMLIRILPGGVEGEEFPLPEGQVTTLGRAGCDANFPDDSALSPQHASIVHGENGFSLRDDGSATGLFLELQAADKRDVRPGDLIRCGQQFLRLDDVEGEGGEGTGPGFTHFDARGQVVGRHRLAEGTSIIGRRAPDVTLDRKDRTLSRRQLALTVTGGRIQIKDLKSANGSFLRVRDAVAIDHGDRFRAGQQRFLVSLRDDPALSAGVDPANSTHASLRPAEVAAVAPAAGAGNGPSVTFEGLGKTIAVAAGQTLCEAAEAAGIPIVAECHSGICGSDPIRIVTGRENLDAEPDDQEIETLEELCEVEPGPCRLACKLRVTGPVTVKLL
- a CDS encoding protein kinase — its product is MSSEHTLLVVDDEEMNRDLLSRRLERKGYRVAVAKGGQEALDAVAAQDIDLILLDIMMPGIDGIEVLKRLRQSHSQTQLPIIMATAKGDSEDVVQALELGANDYVVKPLDFPIVLARVQAQLRTKDSASQGTPASDEPTAGEIEPGVVVAGKYRLESLLGSGTFGSVFRARHLDLDTDVALKVLRTGLASDTESLRRFRQEGAAACRLKHPNAVAVHDFAVTETGVAYLVMELLEGCSLDREIGAGRALSPRRCAELMVPICHALAEAHEAGMVHRDIKPANIFLHLEKGREVVKVLDFGIAKLMGETVTSQQLTQDGMLLGTPTYMAPERLENQDYDGRSDVYSLGVMLFQMLTGKLPFVAKKGDLMALMMLHIKAPIPSIREHRPDLSEELAELVSRSLAKAAAERPDAAGLARELASAVGIVQSPPEPEAPRRKATGKSPLGEPQNTDELLADLAPTVAIDQPPRGGRGGWFRRFFSSRGSKD